In Microbulbifer celer, a single window of DNA contains:
- the modA gene encoding molybdate ABC transporter substrate-binding protein translates to MNWPLHWKLSPILLAVLLLASCGPRPPATLKVAVAAGFLPALAALRGEFEQQCGCRLEVTAGASGLLYSQIREGGEYDVFLSADSDRPRQLQQASLIVPASRQTYARGQLALWVSRDISRDHNSGFSTLASLSSEELTPRQLILLLGRGKHRVVVADPQLAADGHSAVSMLKKLRLWPRLRSRMIYAGNAGHAQIMLVQGEGEMGLIPHSLALASGNRGQYMRVPQRFYPALNHQLVILRSTRERTLAIQFVQFLRSDRVQARLSDLGFVRGK, encoded by the coding sequence GTGAATTGGCCGCTGCACTGGAAGCTGAGTCCGATCTTGCTCGCGGTTTTGCTACTGGCCAGTTGTGGCCCGCGCCCGCCGGCGACCCTCAAGGTTGCGGTGGCGGCGGGATTCCTGCCCGCACTCGCGGCCCTGCGCGGCGAGTTTGAACAGCAGTGTGGCTGTCGTCTGGAAGTCACCGCCGGAGCCAGTGGCCTGCTCTATAGCCAGATTCGCGAAGGCGGGGAATACGATGTATTTCTCTCCGCCGACAGCGACCGCCCCCGGCAGTTGCAACAGGCATCCCTGATTGTGCCAGCCAGCCGCCAGACCTACGCCCGCGGTCAGCTCGCGCTGTGGGTCAGCCGGGATATCTCCCGCGATCACAATTCCGGCTTTTCCACCCTCGCCAGCCTTTCCAGTGAAGAACTGACACCGCGCCAGCTGATCCTGTTGCTCGGCCGCGGCAAACACCGGGTGGTGGTGGCCGATCCGCAACTGGCCGCAGATGGGCACAGCGCGGTAAGCATGTTGAAGAAGCTGCGACTTTGGCCGCGTTTGCGCAGCCGCATGATCTACGCCGGCAATGCCGGCCACGCCCAGATCATGCTGGTGCAGGGGGAGGGAGAGATGGGGCTGATTCCCCACAGCCTGGCGCTGGCTTCCGGCAACCGTGGGCAGTATATGCGGGTCCCTCAGCGTTTTTACCCGGCTCTGAATCATCAGTTGGTCATTCTCCGCAGCACCCGCGAGCGCACCCTGGCAATCCAGTTTGTGCAGTTTCTACGCTCGGATCGGGTACAGGCCCGTTTATCCGACCTCGGATTTGTGCGCGGAAAATAA
- a CDS encoding Re/Si-specific NAD(P)(+) transhydrogenase subunit alpha, which yields MIIAIPKETAPGEARVAATPASVKRLQALGFDVVIEKGAGEAASFPDAEYEKAGAKLSDSAADCLGQAGIVLKVQQPSDEELDLIPSGATLVAFLKPAQNEALLKKFADKNINALAVESIPRISRAQKMDALSSMANIAGYRAVIEAAHEFGRFFTGQITAAGKVPPAKVLVIGAGVAGLSAIGTAKSMGAIVRAFDTRPEVREQVESMGAEFLTVEIEEDGSGSGGYAKQMSKEFIDAEMALFREQAKEVDIVITTALIPGKPAPKLWLADMVETMAEGSVVVDLAAEMGGNCDFTEADQKVVKSGVTILGYTNLASRAATQSSTLYATNLCHLLTDMTPEKDGQITINFEDEAIRGATVVKEGEITWPPPAPKISAAPQKPKEPEPQIDVEPKPEKKTSPLSLVAFWAIAGALLLGLGKSAPADFVAHFTVFVLSIFIGWQVIWNVSHALHTPLMSVTNAISGIVIVGALLQVGATGSFLVTVLAFIAVLFASINIFGGFFVTHRMLKMFRR from the coding sequence GTGATTATTGCCATACCAAAGGAGACAGCGCCGGGAGAGGCGCGGGTCGCGGCAACGCCAGCCAGCGTTAAGCGATTACAGGCGCTGGGCTTTGACGTTGTAATCGAGAAAGGCGCGGGGGAAGCGGCCAGCTTTCCCGACGCAGAGTATGAAAAGGCGGGTGCGAAACTCAGTGACAGCGCCGCCGACTGCCTGGGGCAGGCGGGCATCGTACTGAAAGTACAGCAGCCCAGTGATGAGGAGCTGGACCTGATCCCCAGTGGCGCCACCCTGGTGGCGTTCCTGAAGCCGGCCCAGAACGAAGCGCTGCTGAAGAAGTTTGCCGACAAAAACATCAATGCGCTGGCGGTGGAGTCCATCCCGCGTATTTCCCGCGCGCAGAAAATGGACGCACTCAGCTCCATGGCCAACATTGCTGGCTACCGCGCGGTGATCGAGGCGGCGCACGAGTTTGGTCGCTTCTTTACCGGCCAGATTACCGCGGCGGGCAAGGTTCCGCCGGCCAAGGTACTGGTCATTGGCGCCGGTGTTGCGGGCCTTTCCGCCATCGGTACCGCCAAGAGCATGGGTGCCATTGTGCGCGCCTTCGATACCCGCCCGGAAGTCCGCGAGCAGGTAGAGTCCATGGGAGCGGAATTCCTCACCGTGGAGATCGAGGAAGACGGTTCCGGCTCTGGCGGTTATGCCAAGCAGATGTCGAAGGAATTCATCGATGCGGAAATGGCCCTGTTCCGTGAACAGGCCAAGGAAGTGGACATTGTCATCACCACCGCCCTGATCCCGGGCAAACCGGCCCCCAAACTGTGGCTGGCGGACATGGTGGAAACCATGGCCGAGGGCTCAGTGGTTGTGGATCTGGCGGCGGAAATGGGCGGTAACTGCGATTTCACCGAGGCGGACCAGAAGGTGGTCAAGAGTGGCGTGACTATTCTCGGTTACACCAATCTCGCGAGCCGGGCCGCTACCCAGTCTTCCACCCTGTATGCCACCAACCTGTGTCATCTGTTGACGGACATGACGCCGGAGAAGGATGGCCAGATCACCATCAATTTCGAGGACGAGGCCATCCGCGGTGCCACCGTGGTGAAGGAGGGGGAAATCACCTGGCCGCCGCCCGCGCCGAAAATCTCTGCCGCGCCGCAGAAGCCGAAAGAGCCGGAGCCGCAAATCGACGTGGAACCGAAGCCGGAGAAGAAAACCTCACCGCTGTCGCTGGTGGCCTTCTGGGCCATTGCCGGTGCACTGCTGCTGGGGCTGGGTAAATCTGCCCCGGCGGACTTCGTGGCCCACTTCACCGTGTTTGTATTGTCGATCTTTATCGGCTGGCAGGTGATCTGGAATGTGTCCCACGCGTTGCACACGCCGCTGATGAGTGTGACCAACGCCATTTCCGGCATCGTCATTGTCGGTGCGCTGTTGCAGGTGGGAGCCACCGGTTCCTTCCTGGTGACGGTGCTCGCGTTTATCGCGGTGCTGTTTGCCAGCATCAACATCTTCGGTGGTTTCTTCGTGACCCACCGCATGCTGAAAATGTTCCGTCGCTAA
- the pntB gene encoding Re/Si-specific NAD(P)(+) transhydrogenase subunit beta, whose translation MNSVISMAYLFSAVMFILSLGGLSTHETARRGNYYGMVGMAVAIIATVAGVTSGAYLPVGIAMGVGAVVGIHLARKVEMTAMPQLVALLHSFVGLAAVLIGWGGYLDPRLDLHGAEHIVHNSEIYIGVFIGAITLTGSIVAFGKLQGLISGKPLMLPARHWLNLIAILVCVVLGAQFIPADQSSTTIINLLVMTSIALLLGIHLIAAIGGADMPVVISMLNSYSGWAAAATGFMLSNDLLIVTGALVGSSGAILSYIMCRGMNRSFISVILGGFGSDGADVSGEGEEQGEAVATTHDELADDLKNADSVVIVPGFGMAVAHAQQAVSDLTDKLRKAGKTVRFGIHPVAGRLPGHMNVLLAEANVPYDIVLEMEEINDDFPETDLVLVIGANDTVNPDAVEKPGSPIAGMPVLEVWKAGKVVVLKRSMASGYAGVANPLFYKDNSRMLFGDAKDSLQSVLGKMAGA comes from the coding sequence ATGAATAGTGTAATTTCCATGGCTTATCTGTTCTCCGCGGTGATGTTTATCCTGAGCCTCGGCGGACTGTCCACACATGAAACCGCGCGTCGCGGTAACTACTACGGCATGGTGGGGATGGCGGTTGCCATCATCGCCACCGTTGCCGGCGTTACCAGCGGAGCTTACCTGCCGGTCGGCATCGCCATGGGCGTCGGCGCCGTGGTGGGTATCCACCTGGCACGCAAGGTGGAGATGACCGCGATGCCACAGCTGGTGGCCCTGCTGCACAGCTTTGTGGGTCTGGCCGCGGTACTGATCGGCTGGGGCGGCTACCTGGATCCGCGCCTGGACCTGCACGGTGCCGAGCACATTGTGCACAATAGTGAGATCTACATCGGTGTGTTTATTGGTGCCATCACTCTGACCGGTTCCATCGTCGCTTTCGGCAAGCTGCAGGGGTTGATCTCCGGTAAACCGCTGATGCTGCCGGCGCGCCACTGGCTGAACCTGATCGCCATACTGGTGTGTGTGGTACTGGGAGCGCAGTTCATCCCCGCCGACCAGAGCTCCACCACTATCATCAACCTGCTGGTGATGACCTCCATCGCACTGCTGTTGGGTATCCACCTGATCGCGGCGATCGGCGGTGCGGACATGCCGGTGGTGATCTCCATGCTGAACAGCTACTCCGGCTGGGCGGCGGCAGCCACCGGCTTCATGCTCAGCAACGACCTGCTGATTGTGACGGGTGCCCTTGTCGGTTCCTCCGGTGCCATCCTGAGCTACATCATGTGTCGCGGTATGAACCGTTCCTTTATCAGCGTGATCCTGGGCGGCTTCGGCTCCGATGGCGCGGACGTCAGTGGTGAAGGTGAAGAGCAAGGCGAAGCGGTTGCCACCACCCACGACGAGCTGGCGGACGACCTCAAAAACGCCGACAGCGTAGTGATCGTGCCCGGATTCGGTATGGCCGTGGCCCACGCTCAGCAGGCGGTGAGCGACCTCACCGACAAGCTTCGCAAAGCGGGCAAGACCGTACGTTTCGGTATTCATCCGGTAGCGGGCCGCCTGCCCGGACACATGAACGTACTGCTGGCGGAAGCCAATGTGCCTTACGACATCGTGCTGGAGATGGAAGAAATCAACGACGACTTTCCGGAAACCGACCTAGTTCTGGTGATCGGCGCCAACGACACCGTCAACCCGGATGCGGTGGAAAAACCCGGTTCTCCCATCGCCGGTATGCCAGTGCTGGAAGTGTGGAAGGCGGGCAAAGTGGTCGTGCTGAAGCGCTCCATGGCCTCCGGTTATGCCGGCGTTGCCAACCCGCTGTTCTACAAAGACAACTCGCGCATGCTGTTCGGCGATGCCAAAGACAGCCTGCAGAGTGTGTTGGGTAAAATGGCTGGCGCATGA
- a CDS encoding rhamnogalacturonan acetylesterase, with translation MTRTFKSLSKQLLLLGSLALGASSALAAEEAAERETTKVFMAGDSTMSIKDIKDYPETGWGVPFAVFFEDGIEVDNRARNGRSTRTFIEEGRWAGIMEELQAGDYVVIQFGHNDESESKKDRYTTPKEYKANLARFINDVRAADAEPILMSPITRRYFDGANKIKHTHPYAPLVREVAAEEDVFFIDMEVVTREYFQVMGDRDSALRFMHIAPGKHPNYPVGVRDDTHLNHMGAREVAQLVLDELRKREHPLSKRLRTPDPKHLALKY, from the coding sequence ATGACGAGAACCTTTAAATCCCTATCAAAACAGCTGCTACTACTGGGCAGCCTCGCCCTCGGCGCGTCCAGTGCGTTGGCGGCGGAAGAGGCCGCCGAGCGCGAGACCACCAAGGTATTCATGGCCGGTGACTCCACCATGTCCATCAAGGATATCAAGGACTACCCGGAAACCGGCTGGGGCGTGCCCTTTGCGGTATTTTTTGAAGACGGTATCGAGGTGGACAACCGGGCCCGCAATGGCCGCAGTACCCGCACCTTTATCGAGGAAGGCCGCTGGGCCGGCATCATGGAAGAACTGCAGGCGGGAGATTACGTCGTCATCCAGTTCGGCCACAATGACGAGTCCGAAAGCAAAAAAGACCGCTACACCACGCCCAAAGAATACAAGGCCAACCTGGCGCGCTTTATCAACGATGTACGCGCGGCAGATGCCGAACCGATCCTGATGTCTCCCATCACCCGTCGCTATTTTGACGGTGCCAACAAGATCAAGCACACCCATCCCTACGCGCCGTTGGTGCGCGAAGTGGCTGCGGAAGAAGATGTATTCTTCATCGATATGGAAGTGGTGACCCGGGAATATTTCCAGGTCATGGGAGATCGGGACAGTGCCCTGCGCTTTATGCACATCGCCCCGGGCAAGCATCCCAATTATCCGGTGGGTGTGCGCGACGATACCCACTTGAACCATATGGGCGCGCGGGAAGTGGCGCAGTTGGTTCTGGATGAATTGCGCAAGCGCGAGCATCCACTGAGCAAACGCCTGCGGACACCGGATCCGAAGCACCTGGCTTTAAAATACTGA
- a CDS encoding c-type cytochrome, which translates to MRQFLSTLLIVALGVTLTACDRGESGQPDTELPDRQAPIPNPDADSGLPRIQPRPLEQIPEGAFGDKVKRGYQLFVNTQELRGKYVGNALNCVHCHMDAGRRANAAPLWAAYFAYPAYRKKNDKVNSFAERVQGCFTYSTNGAPPPADSPEMIAIAAYAYWLAMGGLMDHFGINGEVPEISDTDLVTGAKREDFPLPVDIARALPVDQRDKLPGRGYPKLDKPARDYSPEKGAEVYTAHCMACHGPDGQGYEAAGVHNLPPLWGKDSYNWGAGMHRVNTAAAFIHENMPLGKGIQLTPQQAWDVAAYINSRERPQDPRFEGDVEALRKRYHNHPGYYGKAVDGKVLGENAFPDFKQMQQEN; encoded by the coding sequence ATGCGTCAATTTCTATCCACACTGCTCATCGTTGCGCTCGGCGTGACACTCACCGCCTGTGACCGCGGCGAATCGGGCCAGCCCGATACCGAATTACCGGACCGCCAGGCGCCGATTCCGAACCCGGATGCGGACTCCGGCCTGCCCAGAATCCAGCCGCGCCCTCTGGAGCAGATTCCCGAAGGCGCGTTTGGCGATAAAGTGAAGCGCGGCTATCAACTGTTTGTGAACACCCAGGAACTGCGCGGCAAATATGTGGGCAACGCGCTCAACTGCGTGCACTGCCATATGGATGCCGGGCGCCGCGCCAATGCCGCGCCCCTGTGGGCGGCCTATTTCGCCTACCCCGCCTACCGCAAGAAAAACGACAAGGTAAACAGTTTTGCCGAACGCGTTCAGGGCTGCTTCACCTATTCCACCAACGGCGCCCCGCCACCGGCCGACAGCCCGGAAATGATCGCCATTGCCGCCTACGCCTACTGGCTGGCCATGGGCGGGCTGATGGATCACTTTGGCATCAATGGCGAGGTCCCGGAAATCTCCGACACGGACCTGGTAACCGGAGCCAAACGGGAAGACTTCCCGCTGCCCGTCGACATCGCCAGGGCGCTGCCGGTGGACCAGCGGGACAAACTGCCGGGGCGCGGTTACCCGAAGCTGGACAAGCCTGCGCGCGACTATTCGCCGGAAAAAGGCGCGGAAGTGTATACCGCCCACTGCATGGCCTGTCACGGCCCGGACGGTCAGGGCTACGAAGCCGCAGGGGTTCACAACCTGCCGCCGTTGTGGGGGAAAGACAGCTACAACTGGGGCGCAGGCATGCACCGGGTCAACACCGCGGCGGCGTTTATCCACGAGAATATGCCGCTGGGCAAAGGTATCCAGCTGACACCGCAGCAGGCGTGGGATGTAGCGGCGTATATCAATTCACGGGAGCGCCCGCAGGACCCGCGCTTTGAGGGCGACGTGGAAGCATTGCGCAAACGGTATCACAATCATCCCGGTTACTACGGAAAAGCGGTGGATGGGAAAGTCCTGGGGGAAAATGCGTTCCCGGACTTCAAGCAGATGCAGCAGGAAAATTAA
- a CDS encoding c-type cytochrome: MKIPPKIWVLPALLCGALLAAISGNAQNAEDNTAQDEGIKPRGEPFTPQQDTTPTPPEPVGDATRDIPGFPKEAEVCVECHDLQGEGRPGLGPRLAGLPVEYFREQVHGFQADKRKNTTMHVLSGEVTDPVLNRIAAYFSSRPLPPITPKLRGTQVVFRNPAEKLAYQGDWSREIPACVTCHGASGIGSGNIPPLAGQQEAYLSAQLQDWKSGKRTTDQDKVMTKITSQLSKEEIDALASYFSNIGQQGE, from the coding sequence GTGAAGATTCCGCCCAAGATCTGGGTGCTACCTGCCCTGCTCTGCGGTGCATTGCTGGCAGCGATTTCCGGTAATGCCCAGAATGCCGAGGACAACACGGCTCAGGACGAGGGGATCAAACCCCGCGGTGAACCTTTCACCCCCCAGCAAGACACCACCCCCACCCCGCCGGAACCAGTAGGCGACGCCACCCGCGATATTCCGGGTTTCCCCAAAGAAGCCGAAGTCTGCGTTGAATGCCACGACCTTCAGGGGGAAGGACGCCCGGGGCTGGGGCCACGCCTCGCCGGGTTGCCGGTGGAGTACTTCCGCGAGCAGGTGCACGGGTTCCAGGCCGATAAGCGCAAAAACACCACCATGCATGTGCTGTCCGGGGAAGTCACAGACCCGGTGCTGAACAGGATCGCCGCCTACTTTTCCTCACGGCCACTGCCTCCAATCACCCCCAAACTCCGTGGTACTCAGGTGGTATTCCGCAACCCGGCGGAGAAACTCGCCTATCAGGGTGACTGGTCCCGCGAGATACCCGCTTGTGTCACCTGCCACGGCGCCTCCGGAATCGGCTCCGGGAATATTCCGCCCCTCGCCGGACAGCAGGAGGCATACCTCAGCGCACAATTGCAGGACTGGAAAAGCGGCAAACGCACCACCGACCAGGACAAGGTGATGACAAAGATCACCAGCCAACTGAGCAAAGAAGAAATAGACGCGCTGGCCAGTTACTTCTCCAATATCGGCCAGCAGGGAGAATAG
- the yhbY gene encoding ribosome assembly RNA-binding protein YhbY, with the protein MPLTAERKKALRTVGHNLKPVVTVADKGLTEGVLEELNRALEDHELIKVKLAVNDRDVRREVIAELCQKSGAELVQEIGKIALIFRKAEKPNARLSNLLRP; encoded by the coding sequence ATGCCTTTAACCGCCGAGCGTAAAAAAGCCCTGCGCACAGTCGGTCATAACCTCAAGCCGGTGGTCACCGTTGCCGACAAGGGACTGACCGAAGGGGTGCTCGAAGAACTGAACCGCGCACTGGAAGATCACGAGCTGATCAAGGTGAAACTGGCGGTGAATGACCGCGATGTACGCCGCGAAGTGATCGCAGAACTGTGCCAGAAAAGCGGCGCCGAACTGGTGCAGGAAATCGGCAAGATCGCGCTGATCTTCCGCAAGGCCGAGAAGCCCAACGCACGGCTATCCAACCTGCTGCGCCCGTAA
- the rlmE gene encoding 23S rRNA (uridine(2552)-2'-O)-methyltransferase RlmE, with amino-acid sequence MGRSKSSHRWLREHFNDQYVKQSQKEGYRSRASYKLQELQDKDRLIKPGMTVVDLGAAPGGWSQVAAELVGHKGRVLASDILEMDALAGVEFVQGDFTEESVFETLLETLGEERADLVISDMAPNMSGVRAVDQPASMYLVELAVDMAGHVLKPGGAFVAKVFQGEGFDELYRDLRARFQTVVTRKPGASRPRSREVYVVAKGFKG; translated from the coding sequence ATGGGCCGATCCAAGAGCAGCCATCGCTGGCTGCGTGAACATTTTAACGACCAGTACGTCAAACAGTCCCAGAAGGAAGGCTACAGATCCCGTGCTTCCTACAAGCTGCAGGAACTGCAGGACAAAGACCGACTGATCAAACCCGGCATGACCGTGGTGGACCTCGGCGCCGCCCCCGGCGGCTGGTCCCAGGTGGCGGCGGAACTGGTGGGTCACAAAGGCCGTGTGCTGGCCTCGGATATCCTCGAAATGGACGCCCTCGCCGGGGTCGAGTTTGTGCAGGGGGACTTTACCGAAGAATCGGTATTCGAAACCCTGCTGGAAACCCTCGGCGAAGAGCGCGCCGACCTTGTGATTTCTGATATGGCCCCCAATATGAGTGGAGTGCGTGCTGTAGATCAGCCGGCCTCCATGTATCTGGTGGAACTGGCGGTGGACATGGCCGGTCATGTACTGAAGCCGGGCGGTGCCTTTGTGGCCAAAGTGTTCCAGGGCGAGGGTTTTGACGAACTCTACCGCGACCTGCGCGCCCGCTTCCAGACCGTGGTGACCCGCAAGCCCGGTGCATCCCGGCCGCGCTCACGAGAGGTCTACGTGGTGGCCAAAGGCTTCAAGGGATGA
- the ftsH gene encoding ATP-dependent zinc metalloprotease FtsH: MAKNLVLWLIIAAVLLMVFQNFKPQSRDESINYSAFVEDVQAGQVKNVLVDGLVITGEKADGSHFKTIQPQIIDDELINEMVRSGVQFNGREPESPSIWQQLLVASFPILIIIAVFMFFMRQMQGGAGGRSGPMSFGKSKARLLGEDQIKTTFADVAGVDEAKEDVQELVEFLQDPSKFQRLGGAIPRGVLMAGPPGTGKTLLAKAIAGEAKVPFFSISGSDFVEMFVGVGASRVRDMFEQAKKQAPCIIFIDEIDAVGRHRGAGMGGGHDEREQTLNQLLVEMDGFEGNEGVIVIAATNRPDVLDKALLRPGRFDRQVFVGLPDIRGREQILKVHMRKVPMEEHVDPQTIARGTPGFSGADLANLVNEAALFAARANRRMVSMEEFERARDKIMMGAERKSMVMNEKEKTNTAYHEAGHAIIGRLVPEHDPVHKVTIIPRGRALGVTQFLPEEDKYSLSKRALESQLCSLFGGRIAEEMTLGADGVTTGASNDIERATDIARNMVTKWGLSEKLGPLHYGEDETGQPGHGNPVSGNTSNEIDTEVRRIIDTCYERAETLLQENRDILEAMKDALMEYETLDAEQVDDLMARRKVRPPKDWHDNDYGGGGPAEKVSDVPPKPLDDAKDGDTPVGGPVNDH, from the coding sequence ATGGCAAAGAATCTGGTGTTGTGGTTGATCATCGCGGCGGTGCTGCTGATGGTCTTTCAGAATTTCAAACCGCAATCCCGGGACGAATCCATCAACTATTCCGCCTTTGTGGAGGACGTTCAGGCCGGTCAGGTGAAAAACGTACTGGTCGACGGCCTGGTCATCACCGGCGAAAAAGCCGATGGCAGCCACTTTAAAACCATCCAGCCGCAGATCATTGACGATGAACTGATCAACGAGATGGTGCGCAGTGGCGTGCAGTTCAACGGCCGCGAGCCCGAATCCCCCAGCATCTGGCAGCAGCTGCTGGTGGCCAGCTTCCCGATCCTGATCATCATTGCCGTGTTCATGTTCTTCATGCGCCAGATGCAGGGCGGCGCCGGCGGGCGTTCCGGCCCCATGTCCTTTGGCAAGAGCAAGGCGCGCCTGCTGGGTGAAGACCAGATCAAGACCACCTTCGCCGATGTGGCCGGGGTGGATGAAGCCAAAGAAGACGTGCAGGAGCTGGTGGAGTTCCTGCAGGACCCATCCAAGTTCCAGCGTCTCGGCGGTGCCATTCCCCGCGGCGTACTGATGGCGGGCCCTCCCGGTACCGGTAAAACCCTGCTGGCCAAGGCGATTGCCGGTGAGGCCAAGGTACCGTTCTTCTCGATCTCCGGTTCCGACTTCGTGGAGATGTTCGTGGGTGTGGGTGCCTCCCGGGTGCGCGACATGTTCGAGCAGGCCAAAAAACAGGCTCCGTGCATCATCTTTATCGATGAGATCGACGCCGTAGGCCGTCACCGCGGCGCCGGTATGGGCGGTGGCCACGACGAGCGCGAGCAGACCCTGAACCAGTTGCTGGTGGAAATGGACGGCTTTGAAGGCAACGAGGGCGTGATCGTCATCGCCGCCACCAACCGTCCCGACGTACTGGATAAGGCCCTGCTGCGCCCGGGCCGTTTCGACCGCCAGGTATTCGTCGGCCTACCGGATATCCGCGGCCGTGAACAGATCCTCAAAGTGCACATGCGCAAAGTGCCGATGGAAGAGCATGTGGACCCGCAGACTATCGCCCGTGGCACCCCCGGCTTCTCCGGTGCGGACTTGGCCAACCTGGTGAACGAGGCCGCGCTGTTTGCCGCCCGCGCCAACCGCCGCATGGTGAGCATGGAAGAGTTCGAACGCGCCCGCGACAAGATCATGATGGGTGCCGAGCGCAAGTCCATGGTGATGAACGAAAAAGAAAAGACCAATACCGCGTACCACGAAGCCGGCCACGCCATTATTGGTCGCCTGGTGCCGGAGCACGACCCGGTGCACAAGGTCACCATCATTCCCCGCGGCCGTGCTCTTGGGGTGACCCAGTTCCTGCCGGAAGAGGACAAGTACAGCCTGTCCAAGCGCGCCCTGGAATCCCAGCTGTGCTCCCTGTTCGGTGGCCGTATCGCCGAAGAGATGACCCTGGGAGCGGACGGAGTGACCACCGGTGCCTCCAACGATATCGAGCGCGCCACGGATATCGCCCGCAACATGGTGACCAAGTGGGGCCTGTCGGAGAAACTCGGCCCGCTGCACTACGGTGAAGATGAGACCGGCCAGCCCGGACATGGCAACCCGGTATCCGGCAATACGTCTAACGAGATCGACACCGAGGTGCGCCGCATCATCGACACCTGTTACGAGCGCGCGGAGACCCTGCTGCAAGAGAACCGCGATATTCTCGAAGCAATGAAAGACGCTCTGATGGAATACGAGACCCTGGATGCGGAGCAGGTGGACGATCTTATGGCCCGTCGCAAAGTGCGTCCGCCCAAGGACTGGCACGACAACGACTATGGTGGTGGCGGCCCGGCGGAAAAAGTTTCCGACGTGCCACCCAAGCCGTTAGACGATGCCAAAGACGGCGATACTCCGGTGGGCGGCCCGGTCAACGACCACTGA